The Candidatus Mycolicibacterium alkanivorans genome contains a region encoding:
- a CDS encoding RNA-binding protein gives MSSVVVDAVEHLVRGLVDNPDDVRVDMVTSRRGRTIEVHVHPEDLGKVIGRGGRTATALRTLVAGIGGRGIRVDVVDTDQ, from the coding sequence ATGAGCTCGGTCGTCGTCGACGCCGTGGAGCACCTGGTCCGCGGGCTCGTCGACAATCCCGACGATGTCCGCGTCGACATGGTGACCAGCCGCCGTGGCCGGACCATTGAGGTCCATGTCCATCCGGAAGACCTCGGCAAGGTGATCGGCCGCGGCGGTCGCACCGCAACGGCGCTGCGGACACTGGTGGCCGGCATCGGCGGTCGCGGCATCCGCGTCGACGTGGTGGACACCGACCAGTAG
- the rpsP gene encoding 30S ribosomal protein S16, with the protein MAVKIKLTRLGKIRNPQYRIAVADARTRRDGRSIEVIGRYHPKEEPSLIEIDSERAQYWLSVGAQPTEPVLALLKITGDWQKFKGLPGAEGTLKVKEPKPSKLDLFNAALAAADGAPSGEATQPKKKKAPAEKPAAEAEKPAAEAEAAAETAEPAAEAEPAAETAEPAAEAAEATEAAAE; encoded by the coding sequence ATGGCCGTCAAGATCAAGCTCACCCGGCTTGGCAAGATCCGCAATCCCCAGTACCGCATCGCCGTCGCCGACGCGCGCACCCGTCGTGACGGACGGTCGATCGAGGTCATCGGTCGCTACCACCCGAAGGAAGAGCCGAGCCTCATCGAGATCGACTCCGAGCGCGCGCAGTACTGGCTGTCCGTGGGCGCCCAGCCCACCGAGCCGGTCCTGGCTCTGCTGAAGATCACCGGTGATTGGCAGAAGTTCAAGGGTCTGCCCGGCGCCGAGGGCACGCTGAAAGTCAAGGAGCCCAAGCCGAGCAAGCTGGACCTGTTCAACGCCGCCCTGGCCGCCGCCGACGGCGCGCCGTCGGGCGAGGCCACCCAGCCGAAGAAGAAGAAGGCGCCGGCCGAGAAGCCCGCCGCCGAGGCTGAGAAGCCCGCCGCCGAGGCTGAGGCCGCTGCTGAGACCGCCGAGCCCGCCGCCGAGGCTGAGCCCGCCGCTGAGACCGCCGAGCCCGCCGCCGAGGCTGCCGAGGCCACTGAGGCCGCCGCAGAATGA
- a CDS encoding amidohydrolase family protein, which translates to MSAEAETAAVRGLLDRVGLEAIVDVHTHFMPKRVMDKVWAYFDGMGPLVGRRWPISYRLDEAARVDRLRQFGVTAFTSLVYPHKPDMAEWLNSWATEFAAEVPECLHTATFYPEPSAPAYVRRVIDAGARVFKAHIQVGDYAPTDPLLAPVWALLEQAQIPTVIHAGSGPQPGRHTGPAPVAEILRRHPGLRLIIAHMGFPEYREFIELARRYPGVYLDTTLVFTEFTEQTDPFPPDARPALVELADRVLFGSDFPNIPYPYHHALESIAALGLGDQWCRKVFYSNARNLFGQVGATSGD; encoded by the coding sequence GTGAGCGCCGAGGCCGAGACGGCGGCCGTCCGCGGCCTGCTCGACCGGGTCGGCCTCGAGGCGATCGTCGACGTCCACACCCACTTCATGCCCAAGCGGGTGATGGACAAGGTGTGGGCCTATTTCGACGGGATGGGACCACTGGTCGGCCGCCGATGGCCGATCTCCTACCGACTCGACGAGGCCGCGCGCGTCGATCGGTTACGGCAGTTCGGTGTCACCGCGTTCACGTCGCTGGTGTATCCGCACAAGCCGGACATGGCCGAATGGCTCAACTCCTGGGCCACGGAGTTCGCGGCCGAGGTTCCGGAATGCCTGCACACCGCGACGTTCTATCCCGAGCCGTCCGCCCCAGCCTACGTGCGTCGGGTGATCGACGCAGGCGCGCGGGTCTTCAAGGCCCACATCCAGGTCGGCGACTATGCGCCGACCGATCCGCTGCTGGCGCCGGTATGGGCGCTTCTCGAGCAGGCGCAGATACCGACGGTCATCCACGCGGGCTCCGGGCCTCAGCCGGGTCGGCATACCGGTCCCGCCCCGGTGGCCGAGATCCTGCGCCGGCATCCGGGGCTTCGGCTGATCATCGCTCACATGGGCTTTCCGGAATACCGGGAGTTCATCGAGCTGGCGCGCCGCTATCCCGGTGTCTACCTCGACACCACCTTGGTGTTCACCGAGTTCACCGAACAGACCGACCCGTTTCCACCCGATGCGCGGCCGGCGCTGGTCGAGCTGGCGGACCGGGTACTGTTCGGCAGCGACTTTCCCAACATCCCGTATCCCTACCATCACGCGCTTGAGTCGATCGCCGCGCTCGGCCTGGGCGATCAGTGGTGCCGCAAGGTGTTCTACAGCAATGCCCGCAACCTGTTCGGGCAGGTCGGCGCCACCTCCGGCGATTAA
- a CDS encoding D-alanyl-D-alanine carboxypeptidase family protein, with protein MGRLLAAFAASFALTITTAVVGSPAAATADPNVQPVGSIPIPDGPAPAWIVADMDSGLVLAGRDMYTAHPPASTIKTLLALTALDELTLDATVVANEADAHVECSCAGIKPGRTYTARQLLDAVLLVSGNDAANTLADMLGGYQSAVDKMNAKAAAVGATNTHAASPSGLDGPGGSGWTTPHDLAAIFRAAMASPVFAEITAQPVAMFPTDAGERPLVNQNELLVRYPGAIGGKTGFTDAARKTFVGAADRGGRRLVIAMMYGLIHEGGPTYWDQAAMLLDWGFAQSPSENVAAL; from the coding sequence ATGGGGAGGCTACTGGCCGCTTTCGCGGCATCTTTCGCCCTGACCATCACCACCGCCGTCGTCGGCAGCCCTGCTGCCGCCACAGCGGATCCGAACGTCCAGCCGGTGGGGTCGATACCGATACCCGACGGTCCGGCTCCGGCATGGATCGTCGCCGACATGGACAGCGGGCTTGTGCTGGCGGGCCGTGACATGTACACCGCCCATCCGCCGGCGAGCACCATCAAGACGCTGCTGGCGCTCACCGCGCTCGACGAGCTGACCCTCGACGCCACCGTGGTGGCCAACGAGGCCGATGCCCACGTCGAGTGCAGCTGCGCAGGCATCAAACCCGGCCGCACCTACACCGCGCGTCAGCTGCTCGACGCGGTGCTGCTGGTGTCGGGCAACGACGCCGCCAACACACTGGCCGACATGCTCGGCGGCTACCAGAGCGCGGTGGACAAGATGAACGCCAAGGCGGCGGCGGTCGGCGCCACCAACACCCACGCCGCCTCTCCCTCAGGACTGGACGGACCGGGCGGGTCGGGCTGGACCACTCCGCACGATCTGGCCGCGATCTTCCGCGCCGCCATGGCCAGCCCGGTGTTCGCCGAGATCACCGCGCAGCCGGTGGCGATGTTCCCCACCGACGCCGGCGAGCGGCCGCTGGTCAACCAGAACGAACTGCTCGTGCGCTATCCCGGCGCCATCGGCGGCAAAACCGGGTTTACCGACGCCGCCCGTAAGACGTTCGTCGGCGCCGCCGACCGCGGTGGACGGCGGCTGGTGATCGCGATGATGTACGGCCTCATCCACGAAGGCGGCCCGACCTACTGGGACCAGGCCGCGATGCTGCTGGACTGGGGCTTCGCGCAGAGCCCTTCGGAAAACGTCGCGGCGCTCTAG
- a CDS encoding DUF1942 domain-containing protein gives MRFSANLANVTDTVRSSRWAEGSPRTLRTPVAHGANYFDVVGEVPNSVVWNDGVRDILAWVPGEIPTTGNPVQLGPEDSSEVIAPGAQSAPVESSPDIVATPNDLAPAPFQLNEAEVAQPGFNAVPGGRR, from the coding sequence ATCCGCTTTTCTGCGAACCTCGCGAACGTAACCGATACCGTCCGTTCGTCACGCTGGGCAGAGGGCTCACCGCGAACGTTACGAACGCCAGTCGCCCACGGTGCTAACTACTTCGACGTCGTCGGCGAGGTGCCCAACAGCGTCGTGTGGAACGACGGTGTTCGCGACATCCTCGCCTGGGTGCCGGGTGAAATTCCGACGACGGGCAATCCAGTGCAGCTGGGGCCGGAGGATTCATCGGAGGTCATTGCGCCCGGTGCGCAGTCGGCGCCGGTGGAGTCGAGTCCTGACATCGTGGCCACTCCGAACGATCTAGCGCCCGCGCCGTTCCAACTCAACGAGGCGGAAGTCGCCCAGCCGGGGTTCAATGCGGTGCCGGGCGGACGCCGCTAG
- a CDS encoding ISAzo13 family transposase, translating into MTLPAVDSDPVAARLLLIRPHLDERAWRLLLGAEAKVLGRGGIKLVAAAAAVHPDTVAAGVRELDSGEPIPGRVRRPGAGRPPMAVTDPDLVAALDALVDPVTRGDPESPLRWTTKSTAKLAAELTARGHRVSARTVAKLLKQAGYSLQANSKTLEGTHHRDRDGQFGYLNTHVEGFQADGDPVISVDTKKKELVGNYTAAGREWEPAGSPRQVQVHDFADKALGKVAPYGVYDIAANTGWVNVGTDADTGAFAVESIRRWWTTMGAISYPGSDKLLITADSGGSNGSRLRLWKTELAAFATEAGLDITVCHLPPGTSKWNKIEHRLFSAISRNWRGRPLESHEVVIETLRATTTSTGLTVNAVLDTTTYERGIKITDKQIAALEATQLHRHEFHGDWNYTLTADHTATRPTEPT; encoded by the coding sequence ATGACGCTGCCTGCTGTGGACTCCGATCCGGTCGCCGCCCGTTTGTTGTTGATCCGCCCGCATCTGGATGAGCGGGCGTGGCGGTTGTTGCTCGGCGCGGAGGCCAAGGTGCTGGGTCGGGGCGGGATCAAGCTGGTCGCGGCGGCCGCTGCGGTGCATCCGGATACCGTGGCGGCCGGTGTGCGTGAGTTGGATTCCGGCGAACCGATTCCGGGGCGGGTGCGCCGGCCGGGTGCGGGGCGCCCGCCGATGGCGGTGACCGACCCCGATCTGGTCGCCGCGCTCGACGCACTGGTGGATCCGGTCACCCGTGGTGATCCGGAGTCGCCGTTGCGGTGGACGACCAAATCGACGGCGAAGCTGGCCGCCGAGCTGACCGCCAGGGGACATCGGGTGTCCGCACGGACGGTGGCCAAGCTGCTCAAACAGGCTGGTTACAGCCTGCAGGCGAACTCGAAAACCCTGGAAGGCACCCATCATCGGGATCGGGATGGGCAGTTCGGCTATCTCAACACCCACGTCGAAGGATTCCAGGCCGACGGGGACCCGGTGATCAGCGTGGACACCAAGAAGAAAGAACTCGTCGGCAACTACACAGCTGCCGGCCGCGAATGGGAGCCCGCCGGGTCACCCCGGCAGGTGCAGGTGCACGACTTCGCCGACAAGGCCCTGGGCAAGGTGGCCCCCTACGGGGTCTACGACATCGCCGCCAACACCGGCTGGGTCAACGTCGGCACCGACGCCGACACCGGCGCGTTCGCGGTGGAATCGATCCGCCGCTGGTGGACCACGATGGGCGCCATCAGCTATCCCGGCTCGGACAAGCTGCTGATCACCGCCGACTCCGGCGGCTCCAACGGATCCCGGCTGCGGCTGTGGAAAACCGAACTCGCCGCCTTCGCCACCGAGGCCGGACTCGACATCACGGTCTGCCACCTGCCGCCCGGCACCTCCAAATGGAACAAGATCGAACACCGGCTGTTCTCCGCGATCAGCCGCAACTGGCGCGGACGACCCCTGGAGTCCCACGAGGTAGTCATCGAAACTCTCAGGGCAACAACCACATCCACCGGGCTGACCGTGAACGCGGTGCTTGACACCACCACCTACGAGCGCGGCATCAAGATCACCGACAAGCAGATCGCCGCCCTCGAAGCCACCCAACTGCACCGTCACGAATTCCACGGCGACTGGAACTACACGCTCACAGCCGACCACACCGCGACACGCCCAACAGAACCCACCTAA
- a CDS encoding DUF302 domain-containing protein, producing the protein MTKLALSTTLHTSFDDAVARTRTALADHGFGVLTEIDVKATMKAKLDVDMADYLILGACNPPLAHQAVLSDPEIGLLLPCNVVVRADTTHGNDTVIVDAINPALMAELSDAPGVAQVAEQVTTKLQAVIDALDHT; encoded by the coding sequence ATGACCAAACTGGCACTATCAACCACACTGCACACCTCCTTCGACGACGCGGTCGCGCGAACCCGAACGGCCCTGGCCGACCACGGGTTCGGGGTGCTCACCGAGATCGACGTGAAAGCCACCATGAAGGCCAAACTCGACGTCGACATGGCCGATTATCTGATCCTGGGCGCCTGCAACCCGCCCCTGGCGCATCAAGCCGTGCTCAGCGACCCCGAGATCGGGCTGCTCTTGCCCTGCAACGTCGTCGTGCGCGCCGACACCACCCACGGCAACGACACCGTCATCGTCGATGCCATCAATCCCGCGCTGATGGCCGAGCTCAGCGACGCACCCGGAGTGGCACAGGTCGCCGAACAGGTCACCACCAAACTGCAAGCCGTCATCGACGCACTCGACCACACCTAA
- a CDS encoding heavy metal translocating P-type ATPase, with product MSDTCCGHDDSGPDRDERERGPEKLWQVSEIRAAALAGVLLLAGLIVGWAGGPAPVTLVVEAAALIIAGATFVPSTLKRLAAGKIGVGTLMTIAAVGAVALGEVGEAAMLAFLFAISEGLEEYSITRTRRGLRALLSLVPAVATVRRGGREYPVSPTELAVGEVMVVKPGERIATDGVITAGRSALNTSAITGESVPIEAGPGDAVFAGSINGAGVLDVEITATATDNSLARIVQIVEAEQARQGSSQRLADRVASPLVPAIMVAAVIIAVIGSLVGDPRVWIERALVVLVAASPCALAIAVPVTVVAAIGAASKMGVLIKGGAALEALGRIRTIALDKTGTLTRNQPAVMTVVPADGVSRPEVMAVAAALEARSEHPLAAAILAAADQVTPAHNVESATGAGLTGWLDGSPVRLGRPGWIQPGPLAEVIDRMQRAGATAVLVERDGAVLGAVAVRDELRPEAAEVIGGLRARGYQVAMLTGDNERTARALAADAGIDDVHADLRPEDKARIIEELRSRRPTAMVGDGVNDAPALATADLGIAMGAMGTDVAIETADVAMMGQDLRHLPQVLSHARRSRRIMLQNIGLSLAIITILLPLALLGVLGLAAVVLVHELAEIVVIANGVRAGRAQPLAGIPRPNGRRASTRRATAEIGNAANR from the coding sequence GTGAGTGACACCTGCTGCGGCCACGACGATTCCGGTCCCGACCGCGATGAGCGCGAGCGGGGCCCGGAGAAACTGTGGCAGGTCAGCGAGATCCGGGCTGCCGCTCTGGCCGGGGTGCTGCTGCTGGCGGGGCTGATCGTGGGCTGGGCCGGCGGACCCGCGCCGGTGACGCTGGTTGTGGAGGCCGCGGCGCTGATCATCGCCGGCGCCACCTTCGTCCCGTCCACTCTGAAGCGATTGGCGGCGGGCAAGATCGGTGTCGGCACCCTGATGACGATCGCCGCAGTCGGTGCGGTGGCCCTCGGTGAGGTCGGCGAGGCCGCGATGCTGGCGTTTTTGTTCGCGATCAGCGAGGGCCTCGAGGAGTACTCGATCACCCGTACCCGCCGAGGCTTGCGGGCGCTGCTGTCGCTGGTCCCCGCCGTCGCCACGGTGCGCCGCGGTGGGCGCGAATACCCTGTCTCCCCAACGGAACTCGCCGTGGGCGAGGTGATGGTGGTCAAACCCGGGGAGCGGATCGCCACCGATGGCGTGATCACCGCGGGGCGCAGCGCGCTGAACACCTCGGCGATCACTGGGGAGTCGGTGCCGATCGAAGCAGGCCCCGGTGATGCGGTGTTCGCCGGCTCAATCAACGGCGCCGGGGTTCTCGACGTGGAGATCACCGCCACCGCCACCGACAACTCGCTGGCTCGGATCGTTCAGATTGTGGAGGCCGAGCAGGCCCGCCAGGGTTCTAGCCAACGCCTGGCCGACCGGGTCGCCAGCCCGCTGGTGCCCGCGATCATGGTCGCCGCCGTAATCATCGCCGTGATCGGCAGCCTGGTCGGGGATCCGCGGGTGTGGATCGAACGGGCGCTGGTGGTACTGGTCGCGGCCTCACCGTGCGCGCTGGCGATCGCGGTGCCAGTGACCGTGGTCGCCGCGATCGGCGCCGCCAGCAAGATGGGTGTCCTCATCAAAGGTGGTGCCGCGCTGGAGGCCCTGGGCCGCATCCGCACGATCGCCCTGGACAAGACCGGCACCCTGACCCGCAACCAGCCCGCCGTCATGACCGTAGTACCCGCCGACGGGGTTTCGCGCCCCGAAGTGATGGCGGTGGCCGCCGCGCTGGAGGCCCGCAGCGAACACCCCTTGGCCGCAGCCATCCTCGCCGCCGCCGATCAGGTCACCCCGGCGCACAATGTTGAATCGGCCACCGGCGCCGGACTCACCGGCTGGCTGGACGGAAGTCCGGTCCGGCTCGGGCGGCCCGGCTGGATCCAACCCGGCCCGCTGGCCGAGGTCATCGACCGAATGCAGCGCGCCGGGGCAACCGCGGTGCTCGTCGAACGCGACGGTGCCGTGTTGGGTGCGGTGGCGGTGCGCGACGAGCTGCGACCCGAAGCCGCCGAGGTGATCGGTGGGCTGCGCGCCCGCGGCTACCAGGTGGCGATGCTGACCGGGGACAACGAGCGCACCGCCCGGGCGTTGGCCGCCGACGCCGGCATCGACGACGTGCACGCTGACCTGCGGCCCGAGGACAAGGCCCGCATCATCGAGGAACTGCGCTCCCGGCGGCCCACCGCGATGGTCGGTGACGGCGTCAACGACGCCCCCGCCCTGGCCACCGCCGACCTCGGCATCGCGATGGGCGCCATGGGCACTGACGTCGCCATCGAAACCGCCGACGTCGCCATGATGGGCCAAGACCTGCGCCACCTGCCCCAAGTGCTGTCCCACGCCCGCCGATCCCGGCGCATCATGCTGCAAAACATCGGCCTATCGTTGGCGATCATCACCATCCTGCTGCCCCTGGCCCTGCTCGGGGTCCTCGGCCTGGCCGCCGTGGTGCTCGTGCACGAACTCGCCGAGATCGTCGTTATCGCCAACGGTGTCCGCGCCGGGCGCGCCCAACCCCTAGCCGGGATCCCGCGACCAAACGGCCGCCGCGCGAGCACCCGCCGGGCGACTGCAGAGATCGGAAACGCCGCAAACCGCTGA
- a CDS encoding ArsR/SmtB family transcription factor gives MTIDSAGCLAGSPSGSGLDAAVALFRGLSDGTRLAIVGRLARGEARVADLVTELGLAQSTVSAHVGCLRECGLVAGRPQGRQVFYSLTRPELLDLLVAAETLLMATGNAVALCPN, from the coding sequence ATGACGATTGATAGTGCGGGTTGTCTGGCCGGATCACCATCCGGGTCGGGTCTGGATGCGGCGGTGGCGTTGTTCCGTGGCCTCTCGGACGGCACCCGGTTGGCGATCGTGGGCCGGTTGGCTCGCGGGGAGGCCCGGGTGGCCGACCTGGTGACGGAGTTGGGGTTGGCCCAGTCGACGGTGTCGGCGCATGTGGGGTGTCTGCGCGAGTGCGGTCTGGTGGCGGGCCGTCCGCAGGGACGGCAGGTGTTCTACTCGTTGACCCGCCCGGAACTGCTCGATCTGTTGGTGGCGGCCGAAACACTGCTGATGGCCACCGGCAACGCGGTCGCGTTGTGCCCCAATTAA
- a CDS encoding SHOCT domain-containing protein encodes MYDGWGWGGMGSGGWILMTVVMVLFWAAVITAVVLAILYLTGPRHTSAHPPGPGPARAEGLLAERFARGEIDEDEYQRRMTLLREHR; translated from the coding sequence ATGTATGACGGCTGGGGCTGGGGTGGCATGGGATCAGGCGGCTGGATCCTGATGACCGTGGTAATGGTGCTGTTCTGGGCGGCGGTGATCACCGCCGTGGTCCTGGCCATCCTCTACCTGACCGGTCCGCGGCACACCAGCGCGCACCCGCCCGGACCGGGGCCGGCCCGCGCTGAAGGTCTGCTCGCCGAACGCTTCGCCCGCGGCGAGATCGACGAAGACGAATACCAGCGGCGCATGACGCTGCTGCGCGAACACCGCTGA
- a CDS encoding DUF1942 domain-containing protein — translation MKKLAPSSDPVLHNGTLYAAAQLVVDGFGGGALPMIERFGARAQSGAFYPAIWGASNMGKLYFLS, via the coding sequence GTGAAGAAGCTGGCGCCGAGCAGCGATCCGGTGCTGCACAACGGCACGTTGTACGCGGCCGCCCAACTGGTGGTCGACGGGTTTGGCGGTGGCGCCCTCCCGATGATCGAGCGCTTCGGGGCCCGGGCACAATCCGGCGCCTTCTACCCTGCCATCTGGGGTGCATCGAACATGGGCAAGTTGTACTTCCTTAGTTAG
- a CDS encoding D-alanyl-D-alanine carboxypeptidase family protein, with amino-acid sequence MPVGSPRGRRLRRAALPAAVSLLVVLGAQAFGAPSASGAPEAASAAAAPPPDGPAPAWLVADLDSGRILGSRDPYRTYAPASTIKPLLAMVVMDQVNPAAAMRATAANADVECSCVGLVPGSVYTARQLLDALLMVSGNDAANALADMVGGHQVAAQKMNVKAYQLGARSTRAGSPSGLDGPGWESATTPNDLGVIYRAALNYPLFAQIIHQSTALFPDGKGGVKQIASHDHLLPNYPGFIGGKTGYTNLAKETYVAMAQRNGRRLIAVLMYGSDELWDQGRALLDWGFSVS; translated from the coding sequence ATGCCTGTCGGTTCGCCGCGCGGACGTCGCTTGCGGCGAGCGGCACTCCCCGCTGCGGTGAGCCTGTTGGTCGTCCTCGGCGCCCAAGCGTTCGGTGCACCCAGCGCCTCCGGTGCACCGGAGGCTGCCTCGGCCGCCGCCGCACCACCGCCGGACGGACCGGCGCCGGCGTGGCTGGTCGCCGACCTCGACAGTGGCCGCATCCTGGGTAGCCGCGACCCCTACCGAACATACGCGCCGGCCAGCACCATCAAGCCGCTGCTGGCGATGGTGGTCATGGATCAGGTCAACCCGGCGGCCGCGATGCGCGCGACGGCAGCCAACGCCGACGTCGAATGCTCCTGCGTCGGTCTCGTGCCCGGCTCGGTATACACCGCGCGTCAACTGCTCGACGCGCTGTTGATGGTCTCAGGCAACGACGCGGCCAACGCACTGGCCGACATGGTGGGTGGCCACCAGGTCGCAGCGCAGAAGATGAACGTCAAGGCCTACCAACTCGGCGCCCGCAGCACGCGGGCCGGCTCACCGTCAGGGCTCGACGGGCCGGGCTGGGAGTCGGCGACCACGCCGAACGATCTCGGAGTGATCTACCGGGCCGCGCTGAACTACCCGCTGTTCGCCCAGATCATCCACCAGAGCACCGCGCTGTTCCCCGACGGCAAGGGCGGTGTGAAGCAGATCGCCAGCCACGATCACCTGCTGCCCAACTACCCCGGCTTCATTGGCGGCAAGACCGGCTACACCAACCTCGCCAAGGAGACCTACGTCGCCATGGCGCAGCGCAACGGCCGACGGCTGATCGCGGTGCTGATGTACGGCAGCGACGAACTGTGGGACCAAGGCCGGGCACTGCTCGACTGGGGCTTCAGCGTCAGCTAG